A window of Chryseobacterium shandongense genomic DNA:
GATAATTTCTTCTCTTCCGGTGTATCTTTTCGCCAGTTTAAGACTTCCGTCTATTGCTTCTGCACCGCTGTTTACGAGATAAGTAATTTCCAGTGGATCCGGCGTTGCTTCTGCGAGCAGCTTACATAGAGCAACCGGTTTTTCCTGTGCATATTCGCCGTAAACCATCACATGAAGATATTTTTCAGCCTGTTCTTTTATGGTATTTACTATTTTAGGATGTGAATGTCCCAATGTATTTGCAGAAACTCCGGCTACAAAATCAAGGTACTTTTTTCCGTTGGTTCCATAAATATAACTTCCTTCTGCCCTCTCTACTTCAAAGCCTGCTGCAAATTTTGTGGTTTGTGCCTGATATATAAAAAAATCTTTTTGCATTTCCATTGTCTTGAAAAATTTCAGCAAAGCTAAAAAACATTGATTAAACGACGAAATTAATGAATAAAAATAAAAACGCTTACAGCTTTTTAGCTGTAAGCGAAACCACCAAATCACAAAATATTAATATAGATTAACAATATTTATGGTTTAAATATATGCAAAAAAATATTACAAATGAATATTTTTCAAAAAAAATTGATTTTTTTTCCCATATAACAATTCAATTCAACAATTGATGAAATGAATACATTAAAAACAATCAATAAACATAAGGATTTCGCATTCACTAAAACATGAAAAAAGATGGTAACTATTTTTGAATTTTATGTGGAAAAATATCATTTAAAAGCAATATTTAAAGCTTTTTTAAAAAAATAACTCACCATTTTTCTTCAAAAGTGGTGAGTTCATATGCCAACTGGTGTATTTTCTTGATTTTACCTTCTGGTTCTTTTGGGTTTTTTAGCCTCTTCTTTTGCTTTTTCGTCCTCAATAACTTTTTGCGCAGAATCGTAAAGGGCAGTATCTGTTTCGTATTTTATTTCAGGATAATTCGGGGTATCGACCAGAATGTCCTGCCATTTTAATATTCTGTCTTTCGTATTCCAATTAAAATCCGGGAATTTACGTTTTGCAGGTTCAATCATACTCATCGGGTAGGTGTCTGAATTGGCACCGATATTACATTCCACTACATACAATGCCTTTTCCTCAAAAATGGCATCAATTATTCCACAGGTGCTAAGTGATATTCCAATTCTCTCTTTTTGCTTCGTTTGTGCATTTACATCATCAGAATACGTAATTGCCTGAGCATTTCCAATGACTTTCGCTTCTTTGATATTGTTATCTTCCCCGTAATAAACTGTCATCAGTTTGCCTTTTACCTGATTAAATTCATCTTTCATATTCAGGGAGTCCACTTTACTGATAGCGAATGCATTTCCAATGACCTTCAGAGAATCGATATTTTCCTTTTCGGTATTAAAATAGGCTTCAATTTTATCACCGGTAACCTGCTTTCCATTGCTCCACAAAATAGGTTCTGTATACATATGCAATACCCCGTCTGTCTCGTTAAAGGCGATGGAATCGGCTCTCCCCTGTGCATTGGATTTATAAAACCTTCCTTTTCTAAATGCTCTAAGAAAGCTTTTCTTGGCATTAACGTTAGCCGAATCCGGCTTCTGAAAAGATATAATTTTCTCTGCAGCAAAATACATAGAATCTTTCTCTAATGCTTTTACGGCGTAAGGATTTTTCGTCATCATCGCAGAATCTTTCTTTTCAAATATTTCTCCATATCCGCCCTTTATCCACCTTCTTTCATTAGGATCATCAATCGTTACATTTCCTGTTGCCTTTCCGAATCCTGTGAGCTGGTTATAATACATTTCGTCCCCGGTGAGAATTTTATCATTATAATATACTCTGGAATTCTTGTAGAGAAAAGCTTCCTTTGTATTGGTATTATAATTTCCTTTATCGGTAACGATACGGTTTTTAGGATTCTGTTTATTAATAATCGTAGTCGGGCCGTTGATATTGACGATATTGGTATTCTGATTCTGAACTACATTGTCTCCTTCCAAAACATATTGTGCATCTTCAATTTTAACCCTTCCGGAAAGATCGATGGTTCTCGTCGCCAGAAAATAAGTGGCAGTTTTTGAGTACGTTGTACTTTTACCGTCATTGATTGTTCCTCCCGTATTGTAATACGCCTGATTGGAAACCCTGTCGTAATACATGGTTTCAGTTTTTATAACTGTTCCTTTCGGGTCTGTGAGCACTACATTTTTTCTGGCAATTCCTCGTTGAGTATTGCCGTCATATTCCATTTCATTTGCCGTAATTACGGAGCCATCTGCATTTTGGAGCTTTACATTCCCGATTGCCTTTACGAAATTCTGTCCTTCATATACAATGACAAGATCGGCATTCAGTAATGAACCCTGATGTTCAAACTGAACATTTCCTGTAAAGTAATTGTTTCCGTCGTACTTGTTAGGATCCTTACGCAATTCGTCGGAATGAATATGCTTTACCTTCTCAGGAGGCGGTGCATTTTTCTGCGGAACAGTTTTAGGAGTAAAATAAGGATCTTTCTGCAAAGGTTTCTTACTAGTATCCTGAGCATAAATAAAAGAGAAAATGCAAATAAGAAGGCCTGTAAGAAACCTCAATAATGGGTTAGTCATTCTTTGTACCATAAAAATACAGCGAATGAGAATCTATCTTTACCCCAAATGCTTCTTCAATCGCTTCTTTAATTCCTTGGATTCTCGGATCGCAAAATTCTATAATTTCCTCAATTTCCTTGTCGGAATCTTTTTTATAGATCACAAGATGATCGTGCTGTTTGTCGAAATACGATTTTTCATACGACGAAGAGGTTAATGTTTTCTCTCCAAACTGGTGCTTACGGATAAGACCTGCATCAAGGAAAATCTCAATGGTGTTATAAATTGTCGCTTTGGAAACGTGATATTTTTTCTGCAGCATCAAAAGGTATAAATCATCTACATTAAAGTGATGATCCATACTGTATATCTCTTCTAATATTGTATATCGTTCAGGAGTGTTTCTGAAACCTTTTTCAAGCAAATAGTTTCTTAAAACATCTTTAATCAGTGCAATATTTTTTTCTTTTTGTATTGTATCCATCAAAAAAATTATATACAAATTTATTGATTTTTATTTAAATAAATATTGTACTATAGTGTTAAAGAATTTAACTATTGTGACGAATAAAGCCGCATTGTTCTATTCTTGACTTACTTACACAGTCTTCCGTCATCGGGGCAGATTCTACCTCAACGTTATGAGAAGTGATTCCCCACGCTTTGAAATCGTCGCTTCCGATATATTTAACAAAATTATAAATATTGAGGATTATTTTCTCCTTCACTGTAAGAAGGATATCATTGATATAGGTATTATCTATGATAACATACTTCAAATCCGGCGGAATATTATGCGCTCTTAATGATGGGTGACTGCTTCGTGAAGGGATTGTTCCATCTGCCATCATATCCCTTAAGACCATATCAAAATAATCATTAATTCTTCTGTCTATTTTAAATCCGAGCATGAAATTGATTTTATAAATCGTACCGGGAAGTACTTCATCTACGGTATATTTGAATGTATAAGGATCTTCCTGATTGGTAATACTCAGGATAAAATAATGATCTGCTCTTTTTGGTTGTTTTTTGATGATGGAATAGATGATTTTTGATTCTATTTCATCGTTTCTTTTGGCTCTGCTAAGATACGCAAGGTTGGTAGCATATTTTGGTATGGTCTCATCAAGCTTCATATCTTTAATGATGGGAATATAGTTTTCAAGCTTAATGAATTTAATGAATTTTGTTTTAATAGACCTTCCGTTATACCAGGCATACATACAAATT
This region includes:
- a CDS encoding OstA-like protein, whose product is MTNPLLRFLTGLLICIFSFIYAQDTSKKPLQKDPYFTPKTVPQKNAPPPEKVKHIHSDELRKDPNKYDGNNYFTGNVQFEHQGSLLNADLVIVYEGQNFVKAIGNVKLQNADGSVITANEMEYDGNTQRGIARKNVVLTDPKGTVIKTETMYYDRVSNQAYYNTGGTINDGKSTTYSKTATYFLATRTIDLSGRVKIEDAQYVLEGDNVVQNQNTNIVNINGPTTIINKQNPKNRIVTDKGNYNTNTKEAFLYKNSRVYYNDKILTGDEMYYNQLTGFGKATGNVTIDDPNERRWIKGGYGEIFEKKDSAMMTKNPYAVKALEKDSMYFAAEKIISFQKPDSANVNAKKSFLRAFRKGRFYKSNAQGRADSIAFNETDGVLHMYTEPILWSNGKQVTGDKIEAYFNTEKENIDSLKVIGNAFAISKVDSLNMKDEFNQVKGKLMTVYYGEDNNIKEAKVIGNAQAITYSDDVNAQTKQKERIGISLSTCGIIDAIFEEKALYVVECNIGANSDTYPMSMIEPAKRKFPDFNWNTKDRILKWQDILVDTPNYPEIKYETDTALYDSAQKVIEDEKAKEEAKKPKRTRR
- a CDS encoding Fur family transcriptional regulator — translated: MDTIQKEKNIALIKDVLRNYLLEKGFRNTPERYTILEEIYSMDHHFNVDDLYLLMLQKKYHVSKATIYNTIEIFLDAGLIRKHQFGEKTLTSSSYEKSYFDKQHDHLVIYKKDSDKEIEEIIEFCDPRIQGIKEAIEEAFGVKIDSHSLYFYGTKND